Proteins from one Halovivax limisalsi genomic window:
- a CDS encoding plastocyanin/azurin family copper-binding protein, whose amino-acid sequence MTDEPRTRRRICSLIGTVAIGSLAGCLEGDGGEDGSADPGESNESTADAGSNDQSGDSNESDDQHDDGHGDEHGDDDHGHGDGDDGHGHGGPPDEPRSSAEVTMLTSDGEHHFDPHVVWVETGGTVRWHTESGSHSSTLYHPDADRPRLAPEGAEAWDSGTLSTDDDPFEHTFETDGVYHYYCVPHEESGMIASVIVGEPDPHEQPALEEPPTEFSETVRSKLRSLNETCNEALGHTH is encoded by the coding sequence GTGACCGACGAACCACGCACCCGTCGACGGATCTGTTCGCTCATCGGAACCGTCGCGATCGGCAGCCTCGCCGGCTGTCTCGAAGGCGACGGCGGCGAGGATGGGTCCGCCGATCCCGGCGAATCGAACGAATCGACCGCGGACGCGGGATCGAACGATCAGTCCGGTGATTCGAACGAGAGCGATGACCAGCACGACGACGGCCACGGTGACGAACACGGAGACGACGATCACGGGCACGGGGATGGCGACGACGGTCACGGCCACGGCGGGCCACCGGACGAGCCGCGTTCGTCCGCCGAGGTCACGATGCTGACGTCGGACGGCGAGCACCACTTCGATCCGCACGTCGTCTGGGTCGAGACCGGTGGAACCGTTCGCTGGCACACAGAGAGCGGGAGTCACTCCAGCACGCTCTACCATCCGGACGCGGACCGACCGCGGCTCGCACCCGAGGGGGCCGAGGCCTGGGACAGCGGGACCCTGTCGACGGACGACGATCCGTTCGAACACACGTTCGAAACGGACGGAGTGTACCACTATTACTGCGTCCCGCACGAGGAGTCGGGCATGATCGCGAGCGTCATCGTCGGCGAGCCGGACCCCCACGAGCAGCCCGCCCTCGAGGAGCCGCCGACGGAGTTCTCCGAGACCGTTCGCTCGAAACTCCGGTCGCTGAACGAGACGTGCAACGAGGCGCTCGGGCACACCCACTGA
- a CDS encoding 6-hydroxymethylpterin diphosphokinase MptE-like protein, protein MNVEWATWEPIYEAIRSTFGFDRRADERARDRLLSLSTPFEGGLSGAFEGQSVVVAGAGPSLTSDRSLERARSADAVVAASTAVDALADHGVPVDWMVTDLDKNPGTVERLAASGTPVAVHAHGDNVALVERVVPRCPSGSILATTQVRPRGHVVNTGGFTDGDRAAFLADALGADSLSFVGWTFDDPSVDDEKRAKLAWAERLLYWLERRRGERFALLDGRRDAVDTDPLPVE, encoded by the coding sequence ATGAACGTCGAGTGGGCGACGTGGGAGCCGATCTACGAGGCCATCCGGTCGACGTTCGGCTTCGATCGGCGGGCCGACGAACGCGCTCGCGACCGGCTCCTGTCGCTGTCGACCCCGTTCGAGGGCGGGCTGTCGGGTGCGTTCGAGGGGCAATCCGTCGTCGTCGCCGGTGCGGGACCGTCGCTGACGAGCGATCGGTCGCTCGAACGGGCGCGATCGGCCGACGCGGTCGTCGCCGCGTCGACGGCGGTCGACGCGCTGGCCGATCACGGCGTCCCGGTCGACTGGATGGTGACCGATCTGGACAAGAATCCCGGGACGGTCGAACGGCTCGCTGCCAGCGGGACGCCGGTGGCGGTTCACGCCCACGGCGATAACGTCGCGCTGGTCGAACGCGTCGTTCCTCGCTGTCCCTCCGGCTCGATCCTGGCGACGACACAGGTTCGGCCTCGCGGACACGTCGTCAACACGGGCGGGTTCACCGACGGGGATCGCGCGGCGTTTCTGGCCGACGCGCTCGGGGCGGACTCGCTCTCGTTTGTGGGCTGGACGTTCGACGACCCGTCGGTCGACGACGAGAAGCGAGCCAAACTGGCGTGGGCCGAGCGACTCCTTTACTGGCTCGAACGCCGACGCGGCGAGCGATTCGCCCTCCTGGACGGACGCCGAGATGCCGTCGACACCGACCCGCTGCCGGTCGAGTGA
- the gatE gene encoding Glu-tRNA(Gln) amidotransferase subunit GatE has product MDADDYAELGLVAGLEIHQQLDTETKLFCACPTTLREPAESTRRFTRYLHPTRSELGELDEAAVEESRVDREFEYLAYDTTCLVEADEEPPGELDAEALETVLEIAQLLDMTPVDQAHVMRKLVVDGSNTSGFQRSALIATDGEIQTDAGPVGIEDLMLEEESAQRVEETDEGVRYSLDRLGIPLVEIGTKPDLRTPEQTREAAERIGMLLRSTGKVKRGLGTIRQDVNVSIAEGARVEIKGVQSLDDVDDIVRTEVERQVALVGIADELDSRGAAVDEPRDVTEVFEDTDSGVIRGAIDGDGAVYAVRLAGFDGLVGREIAPDRRLGTELSDHAKRHGAGGIFHTDELPAYGITQEEVDALRDAVDAGPDDAVALVAADEAVAELAIEAAAERAETAIEGVPEETRGANEDGTTRYLRPLPGAARMYPETDVPPVEPDPSEVPVPELLTEKVERYQAEYDLDAGLAEQVAYGEYMPLFERVVADGVDPTLAAATLESTLTELRRDDVAVDALSEAHLADALSLAADGEIPTEAVPELLAALAAAPDRTAAEAMDAEDLGGADEDAVREAVAEVVERNEAQVEDEGMAAFSGLMGECMGALRGKADGDLVSEILREEIQKRA; this is encoded by the coding sequence ATGGACGCAGACGACTACGCCGAGCTCGGGCTGGTCGCCGGTCTCGAGATCCACCAGCAGCTGGATACCGAGACGAAGCTCTTCTGTGCGTGTCCGACGACGCTACGCGAGCCGGCGGAATCGACACGTCGGTTCACCCGCTACCTCCATCCGACCCGGAGCGAACTGGGCGAACTCGACGAGGCGGCGGTCGAAGAGAGTCGCGTCGACCGCGAGTTCGAGTACCTCGCATACGACACGACGTGTCTCGTGGAGGCTGACGAGGAACCGCCGGGCGAACTCGACGCGGAAGCCCTCGAGACGGTGCTCGAGATCGCGCAACTGCTCGACATGACGCCGGTCGATCAGGCCCACGTCATGCGAAAGCTCGTCGTCGACGGCTCGAACACCTCGGGCTTCCAGCGCTCGGCGCTGATAGCGACCGACGGCGAGATTCAGACCGATGCGGGGCCGGTCGGCATCGAGGACCTCATGCTCGAAGAGGAGAGCGCACAGCGGGTCGAAGAGACGGACGAGGGCGTCCGCTACAGCCTCGACCGCCTCGGCATCCCGCTCGTCGAGATCGGGACCAAACCCGACCTGCGGACGCCCGAGCAGACCCGCGAGGCCGCAGAGCGCATCGGAATGTTGCTTCGCTCGACCGGCAAGGTCAAGCGCGGGCTCGGCACGATCCGCCAGGACGTCAACGTCTCGATCGCCGAGGGCGCACGGGTTGAGATCAAGGGCGTCCAGAGCCTCGACGACGTCGACGACATCGTCCGCACGGAGGTCGAGCGCCAGGTCGCGCTGGTCGGGATCGCCGACGAACTCGACTCGCGCGGGGCGGCCGTGGACGAACCGCGGGACGTGACGGAGGTCTTCGAGGACACCGACAGCGGCGTGATCCGGGGCGCGATCGACGGGGATGGAGCCGTCTACGCCGTCAGACTGGCCGGCTTCGACGGACTCGTGGGCCGCGAGATCGCGCCGGATCGCCGGCTGGGCACGGAACTCTCGGATCACGCGAAGCGCCACGGCGCCGGCGGCATCTTCCACACGGACGAGCTGCCGGCCTACGGCATCACCCAGGAAGAGGTCGACGCGCTCCGCGACGCCGTCGATGCCGGCCCGGACGACGCGGTCGCGCTGGTCGCCGCGGACGAAGCCGTCGCCGAGCTCGCGATCGAGGCGGCGGCCGAGCGGGCCGAGACGGCCATCGAGGGCGTCCCGGAGGAGACACGCGGCGCCAACGAGGACGGGACGACGCGATACCTCCGCCCGCTCCCCGGCGCGGCCCGAATGTATCCCGAGACCGACGTTCCACCGGTCGAACCCGATCCGAGCGAGGTCCCCGTCCCGGAACTGTTGACCGAGAAGGTCGAGCGCTACCAGGCGGAGTACGATCTCGACGCGGGTCTGGCCGAGCAGGTCGCCTACGGGGAGTACATGCCCCTGTTCGAGCGCGTCGTCGCCGACGGCGTCGACCCGACGCTCGCTGCGGCGACACTCGAATCGACCCTGACGGAACTCCGTCGCGACGACGTTGCCGTCGACGCACTCTCCGAGGCTCACCTCGCGGACGCGCTCTCGCTCGCTGCGGACGGCGAGATACCCACCGAAGCCGTGCCGGAACTGCTCGCCGCGCTCGCGGCGGCTCCCGACCGGACGGCGGCGGAGGCGATGGACGCGGAAGATCTCGGCGGTGCGGACGAGGACGCCGTCAGGGAGGCCGTGGCCGAGGTCGTCGAGCGCAACGAGGCCCAGGTCGAGGACGAGGGCATGGCGGCCTTTTCCGGGCTGATGGGCGAGTGCATGGGTGCGCTGCGCGGCAAGGCCGACGGCGACCTCGTCAGCGAGATCCTGCGCGAAGAGATCCAGAAGCGGGCGTGA
- a CDS encoding TIGR04024 family LLM class F420-dependent oxidoreductase, whose protein sequence is MTARTLHLPVAAAEHVDHLVEYARRGERGGYDHAWLPETWGRDAVSVLTRIADETATIGLGPSVWNVYSRSPALVGQTAATLQEISDGRLRVAVGPSGPAVVEGWHGESFDRPLRRTREFVEIVRTVLSGEVAEYDGEVFTLGGFRLRCDPPETPVPIEAAGMGPKSVELAGRFADGWHAIVLTPDGLRDRLSDLERGIELGDRSRGDVPVSLSIPAAVSPDGERAREQCRNHIGFYVGAMGTFYRDSLARQGHEEAAQAIAEAVANREFDRLETLIDDPLLEQLAIAGTPAEARAQLDRWESIDGLDELAISFPREADRADVRRTIDALAPGE, encoded by the coding sequence ATGACGGCGCGAACGCTTCACCTGCCGGTTGCAGCCGCCGAGCACGTCGACCACCTGGTCGAGTACGCCCGGCGCGGCGAACGGGGCGGCTACGACCACGCGTGGTTGCCCGAAACCTGGGGTCGCGACGCGGTCTCGGTCCTGACCCGGATCGCCGACGAGACGGCGACGATCGGGCTCGGTCCGAGCGTGTGGAACGTCTACTCGCGCTCGCCCGCGCTGGTCGGCCAGACGGCGGCGACCCTCCAGGAGATCTCGGACGGGCGGCTGCGCGTCGCGGTCGGGCCGAGCGGCCCGGCGGTCGTCGAGGGCTGGCACGGCGAGTCGTTCGACCGACCGCTGCGACGAACCCGCGAGTTCGTCGAGATCGTCCGGACCGTACTTTCCGGAGAGGTCGCCGAGTACGACGGCGAGGTGTTCACGCTGGGCGGATTCCGGCTCCGGTGTGATCCCCCCGAGACACCGGTGCCGATCGAGGCCGCCGGGATGGGCCCGAAGTCGGTCGAGCTCGCCGGTCGGTTCGCCGACGGCTGGCACGCCATCGTCCTCACGCCGGACGGTCTGCGCGACCGGCTTTCCGACCTCGAACGGGGAATCGAACTCGGCGATCGGTCGCGCGGGGACGTCCCCGTCTCGCTCTCGATCCCGGCGGCCGTCTCCCCGGACGGCGAGCGAGCGCGCGAGCAGTGTCGCAATCACATCGGCTTCTACGTCGGAGCGATGGGGACGTTCTACCGGGATTCGCTGGCCCGCCAGGGCCACGAGGAGGCGGCCCAGGCGATCGCCGAGGCGGTTGCCAACCGAGAGTTCGACCGGCTGGAGACGCTCATCGACGACCCGCTGCTCGAACAACTCGCGATCGCGGGCACGCCGGCCGAGGCGCGCGCACAGCTCGACCGCTGGGAGTCGATCGACGGTCTCGACGAGCTCGCAATCAGTTTCCCACGCGAAGCCGACCGTGCGGACGTCCGTCGGACGATCGACGCGCTCGCTCCCGGGGAGTGA
- a CDS encoding HalOD1 output domain-containing protein, translating to MGITQHRPGSTTTPVSQAVVEAVAEAEGIDVTDVEPPAFEPLYEVVDPEALDLLFAPTVGGAERAAGSVSFEYAGHDVTVYSDGRVTLDE from the coding sequence ATGGGAATCACACAGCATCGCCCCGGTTCGACGACGACGCCGGTGAGCCAAGCGGTGGTCGAAGCCGTCGCGGAGGCGGAGGGCATCGACGTCACCGACGTCGAACCGCCGGCGTTCGAGCCGCTCTACGAGGTCGTCGACCCCGAAGCGCTCGACCTGCTGTTCGCGCCGACGGTCGGCGGTGCCGAGCGGGCGGCCGGGTCCGTCTCGTTCGAGTACGCCGGTCACGACGTAACCGTCTACAGCGACGGGCGCGTCACGCTCGACGAGTAA
- a CDS encoding transcriptional regulator, whose product MHTCRNCNQSFQTELALELHGDSCENGQLFCQVCGDRFREADATRDGWHFACPNEGCDGAGLTEDLFEVEDVRTAGH is encoded by the coding sequence ATGCACACCTGTCGCAACTGCAATCAGTCGTTCCAGACGGAATTAGCGCTCGAATTACACGGGGATTCCTGCGAGAACGGGCAGCTGTTCTGCCAGGTCTGTGGTGACCGATTCCGGGAGGCGGACGCGACGCGGGACGGCTGGCACTTCGCGTGTCCGAACGAGGGCTGCGACGGCGCCGGCCTCACGGAGGACCTCTTCGAGGTCGAGGACGTCCGGACGGCCGGCCACTGA
- a CDS encoding methionine synthase produces MSETKSQFRPADHQNEHFILTTVVGSYPKPKWFNRAKELYEDPDADFDRDNWAEAKDDAARLITDEHVRAGLDVVVDGEMRRNEMVEYFADRIEGYEFNGPVKVWGHNYFDKPSVVDEVAYDEQWLVEEYEFTADATDRPVKVPITGPYTLANWSFNEAYDADEELAYDLADLVNEEIRKLVDAGARYIQIDEPALATTPDDHAIVGECLERIVDDIPESVRTGLHVCYGDYSRIYPEILEFPVDEFDLELANGDYEQLDVFTDPSFSKDLALGVTDAHVAEVESVAQIETNIRKGLEIVPPDQLVVSPDCGLKLLPREVAYEKMANMVTAARNVEAALDDGEIDVQAPALASD; encoded by the coding sequence ATGAGCGAGACGAAATCGCAGTTCCGACCCGCAGACCACCAGAACGAGCACTTCATCCTGACGACCGTCGTCGGGAGCTATCCCAAGCCGAAGTGGTTCAACCGGGCGAAAGAGCTGTACGAGGATCCCGACGCCGACTTCGACCGGGATAACTGGGCGGAGGCGAAAGACGACGCGGCGCGGCTCATCACCGACGAGCACGTCCGGGCGGGCCTCGACGTCGTCGTCGACGGCGAGATGCGCCGCAACGAGATGGTGGAGTACTTCGCCGACCGCATCGAGGGCTACGAGTTCAACGGGCCCGTCAAGGTCTGGGGGCACAACTACTTCGACAAGCCCTCGGTCGTCGACGAGGTCGCCTACGACGAGCAGTGGCTCGTCGAGGAGTACGAGTTCACCGCCGACGCGACCGACCGCCCGGTGAAGGTGCCGATCACCGGTCCGTACACGCTCGCGAACTGGTCGTTCAACGAGGCCTACGATGCCGACGAGGAACTGGCCTACGACCTCGCGGATCTGGTCAACGAGGAGATCCGAAAGCTCGTCGACGCCGGCGCCCGGTACATCCAGATCGACGAACCCGCGCTCGCGACGACGCCGGACGACCACGCGATCGTCGGGGAGTGCCTGGAGCGCATCGTCGACGATATCCCCGAGTCGGTCCGGACGGGACTGCACGTCTGTTACGGCGATTACTCCCGGATCTACCCCGAAATCCTCGAGTTCCCCGTCGACGAGTTCGACCTCGAGCTGGCGAACGGCGACTACGAGCAACTCGATGTCTTCACCGATCCGTCGTTCAGCAAAGACCTGGCCCTCGGCGTGACCGACGCCCACGTCGCGGAGGTCGAGTCGGTCGCCCAGATCGAGACGAACATCCGGAAGGGACTCGAGATCGTCCCGCCCGACCAGCTCGTCGTCTCGCCGGACTGCGGCCTGAAGCTGCTCCCCCGCGAGGTCGCCTACGAGAAGATGGCGAACATGGTGACCGCGGCCCGGAACGTCGAGGCGGCGCTCGACGACGGCGAGATCGACGTGCAGGCCCCGGCCCTCGCGAGCGACTGA
- the folP gene encoding dihydropteroate synthase: MTTVDAAGLPIGDGHPPRIMGVLNVSAESPYDPSVFDDPEAAATYVDEELIEEGADIVDIGLESANKRFEVLSAEEERARLDVALETIDRVDRDAIFSIETRYASVADAALSRGFDMVNDICGFADPGMPEVCASHDAAVVAMAGPPDLERPGAIDDVDWAERRSPEWAAESDYVDRLLATIEDLPATEKTIVDPAFGGWSDRKTLADDRETLRRLAAFREFDAPVLVSINRKNFLGDLVDRRTSDRLPASLAGTALAVERGADVIRTHDVAATRDAALVGDAFGSVRS, translated from the coding sequence ATGACCACCGTGGACGCGGCGGGACTCCCGATCGGCGACGGGCATCCACCCCGGATCATGGGTGTGCTGAACGTCTCGGCGGAATCGCCGTACGATCCGAGCGTCTTCGACGATCCCGAGGCGGCCGCGACCTACGTCGACGAGGAATTGATCGAGGAAGGCGCGGATATCGTCGATATCGGGCTCGAATCGGCGAACAAACGCTTCGAGGTGCTCTCCGCCGAGGAGGAGCGAGCGCGCCTCGACGTCGCGCTCGAGACGATCGACCGCGTCGACCGCGACGCCATCTTCTCGATCGAAACGCGCTACGCATCGGTCGCGGACGCGGCGCTCTCACGCGGGTTCGACATGGTCAACGATATCTGCGGCTTCGCGGATCCGGGTATGCCCGAGGTCTGTGCGTCCCACGACGCAGCGGTCGTCGCGATGGCCGGTCCACCCGACCTCGAGCGACCGGGTGCGATCGACGACGTCGACTGGGCCGAGCGGCGCTCGCCCGAGTGGGCCGCGGAGAGCGACTACGTCGATCGCCTCCTGGCGACGATCGAGGACCTGCCCGCGACCGAGAAGACGATCGTCGATCCCGCGTTCGGCGGCTGGAGCGACCGAAAGACGCTCGCGGACGATCGCGAGACGCTCCGGCGGCTGGCCGCGTTTCGCGAGTTCGACGCTCCCGTCCTGGTGTCGATCAATCGGAAGAACTTCCTCGGCGACCTCGTCGACCGGCGGACCTCGGATCGTCTACCGGCGAGTCTGGCCGGTACGGCCCTCGCCGTCGAACGCGGCGCGGACGTGATCAGGACCCACGACGTGGCGGCGACGCGCGACGCCGCACTGGTGGGTGACGCGTTCGGATCCGTCCGTTCGTGA
- a CDS encoding PH domain-containing protein: MKRLHPLSAVFLALNRGVSAMFILFFLVSFAESVFELPGVALPIVAGALGFAVGSAYGVAYYYRFGYSLEPDTFDIASGVVARRSREIPYRRIQNVDITQGILLKLLGLAVVAIETAGGGSTEGTLNFVSRREADRLQREIRARTASSDRGRRRRSAERDAASRTADDRGSVADETLESGTGFPASQRSDVPGSEDAERREEGQRDEPAGDGSDESGAGAERTLDGADSTYRPRTLFELDAKELLLYSFASFRPAAVAAAGFLFFFASEFALEYLVRAAQPVGGPSEIGAGTTGNYLVLSLVSMVHAVVVTYVISVVYSFVSYYGFRLGKAGEDLVYERGLLQRYSGSIPLEKVQSVTITDNPLQRAIGYAGLWVETAGYGPESNGGSQSAVPLARVPRVHQFTERLSGIEPPTFDRPTRIARRRYLVRFSLVATALVALAYGLDRVWTFPIWWLSLAAYVVVPPAAHLRWKHLGYYVGEDHLVIRQGFWRRRTTVVPYYRVQTVSTRRSVFQRRLGLGSLVVDTASSRSFFWSSPTIPDVKLPVARRIQRATRDRLQEAVAERASDAASDVDL, from the coding sequence ATGAAGCGACTCCATCCGCTGAGCGCGGTGTTCCTCGCGCTCAACCGCGGCGTCTCGGCCATGTTCATCCTGTTCTTTCTGGTGTCGTTCGCGGAGAGCGTCTTCGAGTTGCCCGGCGTCGCGCTCCCGATCGTCGCCGGCGCGCTCGGCTTCGCCGTCGGGAGCGCGTACGGCGTCGCGTACTACTATCGCTTCGGCTACTCGCTCGAACCGGACACGTTCGACATCGCCTCGGGCGTGGTCGCCCGGCGCTCGCGCGAGATTCCGTATCGTCGGATCCAGAACGTCGACATCACGCAGGGGATCCTCCTGAAGCTGCTCGGCCTCGCGGTCGTCGCCATCGAAACGGCCGGCGGCGGGAGTACGGAAGGGACGCTCAACTTCGTCTCCAGGCGGGAGGCCGATCGCCTCCAGCGCGAGATCAGGGCCCGGACGGCGTCGTCGGACCGCGGTCGTCGGCGGCGATCGGCCGAGCGGGACGCCGCTTCGAGGACGGCGGACGATCGCGGCAGCGTCGCCGACGAGACCCTCGAATCCGGAACGGGGTTCCCGGCGTCGCAGCGGTCCGACGTCCCTGGTTCTGAAGACGCGGAGCGACGCGAAGAGGGCCAGCGCGACGAACCGGCCGGGGATGGATCGGACGAGTCCGGCGCGGGTGCGGAGCGCACGCTCGACGGAGCCGACTCGACGTATCGACCGCGAACCCTCTTCGAACTCGACGCGAAAGAGCTCCTCCTCTACTCGTTCGCCTCGTTTCGGCCCGCGGCGGTGGCCGCGGCCGGCTTCCTGTTCTTCTTCGCCAGCGAGTTCGCCCTGGAGTACCTGGTGCGGGCGGCCCAGCCCGTCGGCGGACCCAGCGAGATCGGCGCCGGCACGACCGGAAACTACCTCGTCCTCAGCCTCGTCTCGATGGTCCACGCCGTCGTCGTCACCTACGTCATCAGCGTCGTGTACTCGTTCGTCTCGTACTACGGCTTTCGCCTTGGGAAGGCGGGCGAGGACCTGGTCTACGAACGCGGGCTCCTCCAGCGCTACAGCGGCAGCATTCCCCTCGAGAAGGTCCAGTCCGTGACGATCACCGACAACCCGTTGCAGCGGGCCATCGGATACGCCGGTCTCTGGGTGGAGACGGCCGGCTACGGCCCCGAGAGCAACGGGGGCAGTCAGTCCGCCGTGCCGCTGGCTCGCGTGCCGCGCGTCCACCAGTTCACCGAGCGCCTCTCCGGGATCGAACCGCCGACGTTCGACCGACCGACGCGAATCGCGAGACGTCGCTACCTCGTTCGGTTCTCCCTCGTGGCGACCGCCCTGGTCGCCCTCGCGTACGGCCTCGACCGGGTGTGGACGTTCCCAATCTGGTGGCTCAGTCTCGCCGCTTACGTCGTCGTGCCGCCGGCGGCGCACCTCCGGTGGAAGCACCTCGGCTACTACGTCGGCGAGGATCACCTCGTGATCCGGCAGGGCTTCTGGCGCCGACGCACCACCGTCGTCCCGTACTACCGGGTTCAGACGGTGTCGACCAGGCGATCGGTCTTTCAGCGACGGCTGGGACTCGGCTCGCTCGTCGTCGACACCGCGAGTTCGCGGAGCTTCTTCTGGTCGTCGCCGACCATCCCGGACGTGAAACTGCCCGTCGCCAGACGCATCCAGCGAGCAACCCGCGACCGACTGCAGGAGGCGGTCGCCGAACGCGCGAGCGACGCCGCGTCCGACGTGGATCTGTGA
- a CDS encoding RNA methyltransferase produces MTDDFPRAGADAREPPAVAVVGAETPGNVGTIARSMKNFGFESLLLVDPPPLDPDGEAYGYAGQAREDVLPNATEIAFDQLVTEYHTIGCTAVPNEDDRSHVRYPFSTPAELAERLPTVDASTALVFGRERVGLHNDELERMDEVCAIPANPAYPVLNLGQAATVTLYELRELALETTQLPDVERTRAPEPAIERCVERWQALLAAINHPDEKRAKATRLFRRVLGRADPTEREVRTLTGILRRATERPDLRDGDGEP; encoded by the coding sequence GTGACCGACGACTTTCCACGGGCAGGCGCCGACGCGCGCGAGCCGCCGGCAGTGGCCGTCGTCGGCGCCGAGACGCCGGGCAACGTCGGGACGATCGCCCGGTCGATGAAGAACTTCGGCTTCGAGTCGCTGCTGCTCGTCGATCCCCCGCCGCTCGATCCCGACGGCGAAGCCTACGGCTACGCGGGCCAGGCGCGCGAGGACGTCCTCCCGAACGCGACCGAGATCGCGTTCGACCAACTCGTCACCGAGTACCACACCATCGGCTGTACGGCCGTGCCGAACGAGGACGATCGGAGTCACGTCCGATATCCGTTCTCGACACCGGCCGAGCTGGCCGAACGGTTGCCGACCGTCGACGCGTCGACCGCCCTGGTGTTCGGGCGCGAGCGCGTCGGGCTGCACAACGACGAGCTCGAACGGATGGACGAGGTCTGTGCCATCCCCGCGAACCCGGCCTATCCCGTGTTGAACCTCGGCCAGGCGGCAACCGTGACGCTGTACGAACTCCGCGAGCTCGCACTCGAGACGACCCAACTGCCGGACGTCGAACGGACGCGGGCGCCCGAGCCCGCGATCGAACGCTGCGTCGAGCGCTGGCAGGCGTTGCTCGCGGCGATCAACCACCCTGACGAAAAGCGGGCCAAGGCGACGCGGCTGTTCAGACGGGTGCTCGGACGCGCGGACCCGACCGAACGGGAAGTTCGGACGCTGACGGGAATCCTTCGGCGAGCGACAGAGCGCCCCGATCTGAGGGACGGCGACGGAGAGCCGTGA
- a CDS encoding class II fumarate hydratase, translating into MADEFRTESDSLGEMQVPADAYWGAQTQRAVENFPISGITFGRRFVRALGVVKKAAAQANRDLDLIDADVAEAIVEAADEVIAGEHDEHFPVDVFQTGSGTSSNMNANEVIANRAAELMGAEIGDRVVHPNDDVNFGQSSNDVIPTAMHVAALEAVEKDVIPALDTLREALEAKEDEFDDVVKTGRTHLQDATPVTLGQEFGGYRTQIAKGLSRVDKTREHLAELALGGTATGTGLNTHEEFPGRAAEYITKETGVQFREADDHFEAQAAHDAMSEAHGALRVVAGSLNKIANDLRLLASGPRNGLGEIEQPENQPGSSIMPGKINPVVAEAVNQVHKQVVGNDAAVAAGAAEGQIDLNLYKPVLAHNFLQSAELISNASQVFAERFVRKLEANEDYCEARVEQSMAMATSLNVHIGYDKASEVAKTALKEDKTVREVVLEKGYLDEDEADEVLDPRKMTERGILGDD; encoded by the coding sequence ATGGCAGACGAGTTCCGAACGGAATCGGACAGTCTCGGCGAGATGCAGGTACCGGCGGACGCCTACTGGGGCGCCCAGACCCAGCGGGCGGTCGAGAACTTCCCCATCTCCGGCATCACGTTCGGTCGGCGCTTCGTGCGTGCGCTCGGCGTGGTGAAGAAGGCGGCCGCCCAGGCCAACCGCGATCTGGACCTGATCGATGCCGACGTCGCCGAGGCCATCGTCGAGGCCGCCGACGAGGTCATCGCCGGCGAGCACGACGAGCACTTCCCGGTCGACGTCTTCCAGACCGGCTCCGGGACGTCCTCGAACATGAACGCCAACGAGGTCATCGCGAACCGCGCGGCCGAACTGATGGGGGCGGAGATCGGCGACCGCGTCGTCCACCCGAACGACGACGTCAACTTCGGCCAGTCCTCGAACGACGTGATCCCGACGGCGATGCACGTCGCCGCCCTGGAGGCCGTCGAGAAGGACGTCATCCCCGCGCTGGACACGTTACGCGAGGCCCTGGAGGCGAAGGAGGACGAGTTCGACGACGTCGTCAAGACGGGTCGCACGCACCTGCAGGACGCGACGCCGGTCACGCTGGGCCAGGAGTTCGGCGGCTACCGCACCCAGATCGCGAAGGGGCTCTCCCGGGTCGACAAGACGCGCGAGCACCTCGCCGAGCTCGCCCTCGGCGGAACGGCGACGGGGACGGGACTCAACACCCACGAGGAGTTCCCCGGCCGCGCCGCGGAGTACATCACGAAGGAGACGGGCGTCCAGTTCCGCGAGGCCGACGATCACTTCGAGGCCCAGGCCGCCCACGACGCGATGAGCGAAGCTCACGGCGCGCTTCGAGTCGTCGCTGGGTCGCTCAACAAGATCGCCAACGACCTCCGCCTGCTCGCCTCCGGGCCGCGAAACGGCCTCGGCGAGATCGAACAGCCGGAGAACCAGCCCGGCTCGTCGATCATGCCCGGGAAGATCAACCCGGTCGTCGCCGAGGCGGTCAACCAGGTCCACAAGCAGGTCGTTGGCAACGACGCCGCCGTCGCCGCGGGCGCGGCGGAGGGCCAGATCGATCTCAACCTCTACAAGCCGGTCCTCGCGCACAACTTCCTCCAGTCCGCCGAGCTCATTTCGAACGCGAGCCAGGTGTTCGCCGAGCGGTTCGTCCGCAAACTGGAGGCCAACGAGGACTACTGCGAGGCGCGCGTCGAGCAGTCGATGGCGATGGCCACCTCGCTGAACGTCCATATCGGCTACGACAAGGCCAGCGAAGTCGCCAAGACCGCGCTCAAGGAGGACAAGACCGTCCGCGAGGTGGTCCTGGAGAAGGGCTACCTCGACGAGGACGAGGCCGACGAGGTGCTCGATCCCCGGAAGATGACCGAACGCGGCATTCTGGGCGACGACTGA